From Penicillium digitatum chromosome 5, complete sequence, one genomic window encodes:
- a CDS encoding Major facilitator superfamily domain, general substrate transporter, which yields MTSDAAYAKPKLGKSVDREHIEEITLARVTEEDLWKLSEDSLNLRSWTGVRLGLIMFIHGCNQAGFGIDWGVISGINALDSWHDYFGFGSSGGTFGLINALMQIGIVCGAPFMGLADVIGRRGINFTGNAIVIFASLMQGLATNLPMFMAGRFFMGFGSSLMSSSQYIGEISPIHLRGVMVGFFGACFQVGSLAMLGAMIGLTELPGNNSWRVPLLLEALFPAIVCVGIYLLTPESPRYYVLRGHRQKAKEVIAKYHTTSADINQPIVDVVVTQIEESLESDQTGYRAAWDYRVFFTKTARFRLLVLLLYSLFQQWNGGGIITYYMVPSLQQLGIKGEKQLLGINIGTTAVYFVFTAVGALIIDKFRRRTMIFVGLISMIAFQTATTITSWQYNLHATAAAAALTILWIFLYQTFSATFVATMHNLYPIEILSLPLRAKGMGLYGLLQGGAGAAQTYGIGVGIEKVGYKIWVVYIVYNSIQLLLSYLFFPETSRLSLEEIDTVFETPGVHPVKVSLDIQEAKKARETAGRDEEGRAHR from the exons ATGACCTCGGATGCCGCCTATGCGAAGCCCAAACTGGGCAAGAGTGTAGATCGAGAACATATTGAGGAGATTACCTTGGCACGGGTGACAGAAGAGGACCTATGGAAGTTGTCCGAGGATTCTCTGAATCTACGATCGTGGACGGGAGTTCGCCTGGGTCTCATCATGTTCATCCATGGTTGTAACCAAGCTGGCTTTGGAATCGACTGGGGTGTTATCAGCGGTATCAATGCTTTGGATTCCTGGCATGACTACTTCGGTTTCGGGAGCAGTGGTGGCACATTTGGTTTGATCAATGCTCTGATGCAGATTGGTATCGTCTGCGGAGCACCCTTCATGGGCTTAGCGGACGTGATCGGTCGTCGTGGAATCAATTTCACCGGCAACGCCATTGTCATCTTCGCATCTCTCATGCAAGGTCTTGCCACGAACCTGCCGATGTTCATGGCCGGTCGATTCTTCATGGGCTTTGGGAGTTCGCTCATGTCAAGCTCCCAGTACATCGGCGAGATCTCGCCTATCCATCTGCGTGGTGTCATGGTCGGCTTTTTCGGCGCATGTTTCCAGGTCGGTAGTCTTGCCATGCTTGGTGCCATGATTGGGCTTACCGAGTTGCCTGGCAACAACTCCTGGCGTGTTCCACTCCTTCTTGAGGCATTGTTCCCTGCTATTGTCTGCGTGGGGATCTACCTTCTAACTCCAGAGTCGCCCCGCTACTATGTTTTGAGAGGCCATCGCCAAAAGGCCAAGGAAGTCATCGCCAAATATCACACCACTAGCGCCGACATCAATCAGCCCATTGTCGATGTAGTAGTGACACAAATTGAGGAATCTCTCGAAAGTGACCAGACCGGCTACAGGGCTGCCTGGGACTATCGCGTCTTCTTCACCAAGACGGCCCGTTTTCGACTGCTGGTCTTGCTTCTGTACTCGCTCTTCCAGCAATGGAATGGAGGTGGCATTATCACCTACTAC ATGGTTCCTTCGTTACAGCAACTTGGCATCAAGGGCGAGAAGCAGCTACTCGGTATCAACATTGGCACCACCGCAGTCTATTTCGTCTTTACGGCTGTTGGCGCGCTTATCATCGATAAATTCCGCAGACGAACCATGATCTTTGTGGGCCTGATCAGCATGATTGCTTTCCAAACGGCTACGACGATCACGTCGTGGCAGTACAATCTCCATGCCACCGCCGCGGCGGCTGCGCTCACCATTCTCTGGATCTTCCTTTACCAGACCTTCTCAGCTACATTTGTTGCGACCATGCACAACTTGTACCCAATTGAAATTCTCTCTCTGCCACTTCGTGCTAAGGGTATGGGTCTTTACGGTCTTCTTCAAGGCGGTGCCGGAGCCGCACAGACTTACGGAATTGGCGTTGGCATCGAAAAGGTGGGTTACAAGATCTGGGTCGTGTACATTGTGTACAACTCGATTCAGCTCCTCTTGTCGTACTTGTTCTTCCCAGAAACTAGCCGTTTGTCTTTGGAGGAGATTGATACCGTGTTTGAGACCCCGGGAGTCCACCCGGTGAAGGTGTCTTTAGATATTCAGGAGGCCAAGAAAGCAAGAGAGACGGCGGGCCGGGACGAAGAGGGCAGGGCTCATCGATAA
- a CDS encoding Sensor histidine kinase/response regulator, putative — MEEGTIFGDDLPLPPARLFERLGQLPGYTWDQAIEPFHSTYNHWHISGYRHALEPDVLTPLADSSNPASSGPSSLTRFSPRTEIRPSARALRRLSASETSSEISLSNQNSLETDQTWIPVIARISTNIIRLEREFHMLRSIVQSSDPDCNHTIRPVDLIRLQPDDGNSKTLLVAIFESPGHDRLRDLVTFGPASFAAGSRGEDNNATPSEQVPLQAFFDFAIGACDCLEILHYGLKTVHGEIRGDAFHFSAETGAVKLANTGNGARSFDNVLSEGWSSVSRELGAKYKLQFIAPEQTGRMPTEPDSRTDIYALGLFFWSMLVGKLPFEGTDPVDVVQNVLGKRLVPVSGKRMDIPDAISAVIQKMTQKVVHDRYHTISSVKRDLTYVAKLLGDGDSEALSNFQVAQGDVSSFFTLPTQMFGRQQEYDKILHIIEKVNKRQAAALAKAGTQSPGTMHALTSASSISESRIESLEFASVSSDSGSFHLPPRSSSNVASHHLARVNTHESAPGSDTSFSTPKHAIFPDAYGQSPGAASSRVKSPSHSRSSYNTDRESHPSIGPPSQPSTNHTISQSGSLHSLSKPKNSGKSRRSERCEVITISGPAGIGKTDLLNRIQPTVRKLGCIAITRLDRAKRVPFEPFAKLLASLLRQIFSERDVTTDYHNSVRIALRPMWPTLHRVLDLPERLMSPGAKYRPTEAKANLLMPDKGEPSKHVKIPGLDQGQTSQDFFLANAASKNMRLMETFLEILRTLCHFKLITICLDDLEHADDETLDLVLKIIKAKLPCVLILSSRKDEIPSEQVRSLFVENIPTITRIALEPLKEQHVMELVATTMHQKPDRTLTPLCAVVQEKSRGNPFYVRVMLESCYRTNCIWYSWKDSKWLFDLDRIFMEFVAPVYGEGLGLGFLTKRLQDIPQAARSIMVWGSLLGSPFSFSLVQKLLTSEFLNSSDADDDVDLTSPPNLTLIRQSEGDLVVGLQFLVQANLLNTGKTDDEFRFANERLAQAALSLNEDRNVEKMHFIVSQALMKYYHDHRSRYSMAHHVALASRTIKSCVSRRLEYRRILWDAGQTAFQSGARPSALWYFRHCIALLQDDMWNDLQPDVYYDETMRLFITTSEMSWSQGHYQDALRLINEVFVHGKDAVSKSRAWIIKAKIFAQIGDHHRSMESLLTCLDELGVHLRQPTTYEECDAAYHRLKSYLETADLSSIGRKPVSNDPTIVTIGAVMAEAMTVTYWDDALTFYRMALEVMNIYIFKGGFAQIAIGCSHLAMISLGRFKDIEFGKRLGDLSLELLELCPELSTQSRGSIVHNLYVSHLRVPMASILPALEASLEASFSLGDPYLTLISISSMAMTRLYLGQDMAQLEAFCEDAPEEIPNWRQDTRGGASLIAVQQVSRALQGKTEFRSADGIMSDANHNTSDYMTHLDVHSSNADRPRDIYWGLAMIPLFLFGHHTRTIQVGTQLLFTRHRLWSARVSYVIYFYLAASLLVLHNDNPSQGFLDGKMDTLLEYKAEIDIARNASDANYGMWALILEALISEVRNDHSAAIKGFESAIDHCQIHGWPLEEALALELQGEFLVRRGAKRAARAVIQDAIASWSSIGASGKSSQLAEKHEWLLKTATSAKTVDVGCQTVDSLLEISRDVVQEENLIPQKMEEDERRQQWIDQNGVPARERSLDISSVGLDIIDLSSILESSQVMSSELQIDKLFMKMLEIILESCNGSDFAIIATDFDDNGFAIAAAGDSEKGQKSFPEGLPFSEMEDRMALHISDYVMRTKEEVLVHNVLEDERFSNVSETYLANYPTGRSVIALPVVQGDRLLGVIHLEGKPNWFTQRNVVVLHLLCNQIGISLSNALLFREIRKVSAKNASMIESQKRALALAREAEQKAKNAEAEAKHNVKLKEDAAKAKSIFLANISHDLRTPMNGVIGLSELLKGTCLDNEQDEYVESIRVCADTLLTLINDILDFSKLEAGKMKISTVPLNLKQTISEVIRALRYTHRDRGLETIENLDKVPAELVVLGDPVRLHQIFMNLLSNSYKFTPAGSVTVKARVAREGKSRVRLECSVSDTGIGIPDEQKPRLFRPFSQADASTERSYGGSGLGLSICKAIIEDVLGGVIWLESKSGVGTTVTFHLVFNKAPKKTAVKTAWSQDLGKADNEVRRASARDLTQIPRDQIRVCIAEDNPINQKIAVKFVTGLGLQCNAYSDGKQAVDALRASSQEGNPFHVVLMDVMMPTLDGYNATRELRRDPDPNVNEVLVIAMTASAIEGDREKCLEAGMNNYLPKPVRSPVLSELLDRYLAPVPPSYPKSRLAIREKRSKANADSGAVTPTSYSSSASDEPKPLSLEKK; from the exons ATGGAGGAGGGTACTATTTTCGGCGACGATTTGCCTCTCCCACCGGCCCGACTTTTCGAACGATTAGGCCAGTTACCTGGCTATACCTGGGACCAGGCGATCGAACCGTTTCACTCGACGTACAATCACTGGCACATCTCAGGATACCGCCATGCCTTGGAACCGGATGTTTTAACCCCTCTTGCAGATTCCTCCAATCCTGCTTCCTCCGGACCATCGAGTCTCACGCGCTTCTCCCCGCGTACGGAAATCCGGCCATCCGCCCGTGCCTTACGAAGATTGAGCGCAAGTGAAACCAGTAGTGAGATTTCACTTTCCAACCAAAACAGCCTAGAAACGGACCAAACATGGATCCCGGTAATCGCGCGAATCTCCACCAACATCATTCGGCTTGAACGAGAGTTTCACATGCTTAGGTCAATTGTACAATCATCAGATCCGGACTGCAATCATACCATACGACCAGTCGACTTGATCAGGTTACAACCAGATGACGGCAATTCGAAGACGCTGCTGGTTGCAATTTTTGAGTCTCCAGGCCACGACAGGCTGCGGGATCTAGTCACATTTGGCCCTGCCTCATTTGCGGCAGGGTCTAGAGGCGAAGACAACAATGCCACCCCCAGCGAGCAGGTCCCCTTGCAGGCCTTTTTTGATTTCGCGATCGGGGCGTGCGATTGCCTGGAAATTCTGCATTATGGCCTGAAGACAGTGCACGGCGAAATCAGAGGTGATGCGTTCCATTTTAGTGCGGAGACCGGTGCAGTGAAGCTCGCGAACACAGGAAACGGTGCTAGATCGTTTGATAACGTTCTCAGCGAGGGGTGGTCCTCCGTTTCGCGGGAGCTTGGAGCCAAGTACAAGCTGCAATTTATTGCTCCAGAGCAGACTGGAAGGATGCCTACAGAGCCGGATAGTCGTACTGACATTTATGCGCTGGGGCTCTTTTTTTGGTCCATGCTGGTGGGAAAGCTACCATTTGAAGGAACCGACCCCGTTGATGTGGTGCAAAATGTACTAGGCAAGAGATTGGTGCCAGTATCTGGGAAACGAATGGATATCCCTGATGCTATCTCGGCTGTGATCCAAAAGATGACCCAAAAGGTGGTTCATGATCGCTACCACACAATTTCATCTGTGAAGAGAGACTTGACTTATGTTGCGAAATTGCTTGGTGATGGTGACAGTGAAGCATTAAGCAATTTCCAAGTCGCGCAAGGTGACGtgtcttctttcttcactCTCCCAACGCAGATGTTCGGGCGACAACAAGAATATGACAAGATCCTTCACATCATCGAAAAGGTCAACAAGCGCCAGGCGGCTGCCTTGGCCAAAGCCGGAACCCAAAGTCCGGGTACAATGCACGCTCTAACATCGGCTTCGTCTATATCCGAAAGCCGCATCGAGAGCCTCGAGTTTGCTTCTGTCTCTAGTGATTCTGGCTCTTTCCATCTGCCTCCTCGATCGTCTTCCAATGTCGCCAGTCATCATCTCGCACGAGTCAACACCCATGAATCAGCGCCGGGCAGTGATACGTCGTTTTCCACACCGAAGCATGCAATTTTTCCTGATGCATATGGCCAGAGCCCAGGAGCAGCTTCCAGCAGAGTCAAGAGCCCATCTCATTCTCGGTCTTCCTATAATACAGACCGCGAAAGTCACCCCTCCATCGGCCCTCCCAGTCAACCATCAACAAATCACACTATCAGTCAATCAGGATCACTCCATTCATTGAGTAAACCGAAGAACAGTGGAAAGTCTCGCCGCAGCGAACGCTGTGAAGTGATCACAATCAGCGGTCCCGCTGGGATTGGAAAAACCGACCTCTTAAATCGCATACAGCCGACAGTTCGAAAACTCGGATGCATAGCAATCACTCGCCTGGACCGAGCCAAACGTGTCCCATTTGAACCTTTTGCAAAACTACTGGCCAGTCTTTTGCGCCAGATTTTTTCCGAACGCGATGTCACCACAGATTACCACAATAGTGTTAGGATAGCCCTACGACCCATGTGGCCTACTCTACATAGAGTTTTGGATCTTCCCGAGCGGCTGATGTCCCCTGGTGCGAAATACAGACCGACTGAAGCAAAGGCCAATCTTCTCATGCCAGATAAGGGTGAGCCATCGAAACACGTCAAGATCCCCGGGCTAGATCAAGGGCAGACCTCCCAAGATTTCTTTTTGGCAAATGCTGCCTCGAAGAACATGCGGCTCATGGAAACATTCCTCGAGATACTGCGGACGTTGTGTCATTTCAAACTGATCACTATATGTCTTGATGATCTCGAACATGCAGATGACGAAACTTTGGACTTGGTATTGAAAATCATCAAAGCAAAGCTCCCCTGTGTCCTCATACTTTCAAGCCGCAAGGACGAGATTCCATCTGAACAGGTAAGGTCTCTATTTGTGGAAAATATACCAACGATCACGCGAATCGCACTTGAGCCCCTCAAAGAGCAGCATGTCATGGAACTTGTAGCGACGACAATGCACCAGAAACCCGATCGAACATTAACACCACTCTGTGCTGTTGTTCAGGAGAAGAGCCGAGGAAACCCCTTCTACGTCCGAGTAATGCTTGAGTCTTGTTATAGAACAAACTGCATTTGGTATTCATGGAAGGACTCAAAGTGGCTATTTGACCTTGATCGGATATTTATGGAATTCGTGGCCCCTGTCTACGGCGAAGGGCTTGGACTTGGATTTCTTACCAAGCGTCTCCAGGACATCCCCCAAGCCGCTCGATCAATCATGGTCTGGGGTTCTCTTCTGGGCAGCCccttctccttttctctgGTGCAGAAGCTCTTGACAAGTGAATTCCTCAATTCGAGCGATGCCGACGACGATGTTGATCTCACATCACCGCCAAATCTCACACTCATCAGACAATCAGAGGGTGATCTAGTTGTTGGGTTGCAGTTTTTGGTTCAAGCAAATCTCTTGAACACGGGAAAGACTGACGATGAGTTCAG GTTCGCCAATGAACGACTTGCGCAGGCTGCTCTTTCTCTGAACGAAGATCGAAATGTAGAGAAGATGCACTTCATCGTTTCACAAGCACTGATGAAATATTACCATGACCATCGCAGTCGGTATTCAATGGCTCATCATGTGGCACTTGCCTCACGGACTATCAAGTCCTGTGTCAGCCGACGCCTCGAATATCGACGAATCTTATGGGATGCTGGGCAAACCGCTTTTCAGTCGGGCGCGCGGCCCTCCGCCCTCTGGTACTTTCGTCATTGCATCGCTTTACTTCAGGATGACATGTGGAATGACCTCCAACCGGACGTTTATTACGATGAAACCATGCGTCTATTTATCACCACATCCGAGATGTCGTGGTCTCAAGGCCACTATCAGGATGCCCTCCGGTTGATCAACGAAGTATTCGTTCATGGAAAGGACGCCGTAAGCAAGTCGAGAGCCTGGATCATCAAAGCCAAAATCTTTGCCCAGATAGGCGATCATCACCGGTCGATGGAATCACTACTCACCTGCCTCGATGAACTTGGCGTGCATCTTCGTCAGCCTACAACCTATGAGGAGTGCGACGCTGCCTATCATCGGCTCAAATCCTATCTCGAAACTGCCGATCTGAGCTCTATTGGCCGAAAGCCAGTCTCCAATGACCCTACTATAGTGACTATCGGCGCAGTCATGGCGGAGGCGATGACGGTCACGTACTGGGACGATGCGTTGACCTTTTATCGAATGGCGCTTGAAGTGATGAACATTTATATTTTCAAGGGTGGATTCGCACAGATCGCCATAGGTTGCTCCCATCTTGCTATGATCTCCCTGGGTCGCTTCAAAGACATCGAGTTCGGCAAAAGACTTGGCGACCTTTCGCTGGAACTGCTTGAGCTCTGCCCCGAACTGTCGACTCAGAGCAGAGGCTCTATCGTTCATAATCTCTACGTCAGCCACTTGCGTGTACCTATGGCATCAATACTACCGGCGTTGGAAGCTTCGCTTGAAGCTTCTTTCTCATTGGGTGACCCATATCTTACCCTGATCAGCATCTCATCAATGGCCATGACTCGATTATATCTGGGACAAGACATGGCGCAGCTGGAGGCTTTCTGCGAGGATGCCCCCGAAGAAATTCCCAATTGGAGACAAGATACCCGCGGTGGGGCTAGTCTTATTGCAGTCCAGCAAGTCTCACGCGCTCTGCAGGGCAAGACCGAGTTCCGATCTGCCGACGGGATCATGTCAGACGCTAATCACAACACATCTGATTATATGACGCACTTGGATGTTCATTCCAGCAACGCAGACAGACCCCGTGACATCTACTGGGGTCTTGCCATGATACCACTGTTCCTATTCGGTCACCACACCCGAACAATCCAAGTGGGTACTCAACTTTTGTTCACTAGGCACAGACTCTGGTCTGCACGTGTGTCATATGTGATTTATTTCTATCTGGCAGCCTCTCTCCTCGTGCTTCACAATGACAATCCCTCCCAAGGATTTCTTGATGGCAAGATGGACACACTCTTAGAATACAAGGCCGAGATCGACATTGCTCGAAATGCATCTGACGCAAACTATGGCATGTGGGCTCTAATTCTAGAAGCCTTGATCTCCGAAGTTCGCAACGATCACAGTGCTGCTATTAAGGGCTTCGAGTCTGCGATCGACCACTGTCAAATCCATGGTTGGCCCCTTGAAGAGGCCTTGGCCCTTGAGCTGCAGGGCGAGTTTTTGGTTAGACGTGGAGCAAAGAGGGCGGCTCGTGCTGTAATCCAAGATGCCATCGCTTCATGGAGCTCCATTGGCGCCAGTGGAAAATCGTCGCAGCTTGCCGAGAAACATGAATGGTTACTCAAGACGGCCACATCGGCAAAAACCGTAGACGTTGGCTGCCAGACCGTAGATTCACTCCTTGAGATCAGCCGTGATGTTGTGCAAGAAGAGAATCTGATACCCcagaagatggaagaggatgagagGAGACAACAGTGGATTGATCAAAACGGCGTTCCTGCCAGGGAACGGTCTTTGGACATCTCAAGTGTCGGGCTAGACATCATTGACTTGTCTAGCATTCTCGAATCCAGCCAGGTCATGTCATCCGAGCTTCAAATTGACAAGCTTTTCATGAAAATGCTTGAGATCATCTTGGAGTCTTGCAACGGGTCCGATTTTGCCATCATTGCTACTGACTTCGATGACAACGGCTTCGCAATTGCCGCAGCAGGTGATTCTGAAAAAGGTCAGAAATCATTCCCAGAAGGTCTCCCGTTTTCGGAAATGGAGGATCGAATGGCCTTGCACATATCAGACTATGTCATGCGCACAAAAGAGGAAGTTCTTGTTCATAATGTTCTCGAGGATGAACGGTTTTCTAACGTGAGTGAGACCTACCTGGCAAATTACCCCACTGGTCGGTCTGTCATTGCATTGCCAGTCGTGCAAGGAGATCGCCTTCTCGGCGTCATTCATCTGGAAGGAAAGCCAAATTGGTTCACACAGCGCAATGTTGTGGTCCTGCATTTGCTTTGCAACCAGATCGGTATTTCATTGTCCAACGCGTTGCTGTTCCGTGAAATTCGCAAGGTTAGTGCCAAGAATGCTTCCATGATTGAGTCCCAAAAGCGTGCACTGGCATTGGCACGCGAAGCCGAACAGAAGGCAAAGAACGCGGAGGCCGAAGCCAAGCACAACGTGAAGTTGAAGGAAGACGCGGCAAAGGCCAAATCAATTTTTCTTGCCAACATCTCTCATGATCTGCGTACTCCGATGAACGGTGTGATTGGTCTGTCGGAACTCCTGAAGGGCACTTGCCTTGACAATGAGCAAGACGAATACGTCGAATCGATTCGCGTGTGTGCTGATACCTTGCTTACCCTCATCAACGACATTCTCGATTTCTCGAAGCTCGAGGCCGGGAAAATGAAGATCTCCACGGTCCCACTCAATCTAAAACAAACAATTTCAGAAGTCATCCGGGCTTTGCGATACACGCATCGTGACAGAGGCCTAGAGACCATCGAGAATCTCGACAAGGTACCAGCAGAGCTCGTTGTTCTTGGCGACCCTGTTCGTCTCCACCAGATTTTCATGAATCTCCTCAGCAACAGTTACAAGTTTACTCCTGCCGGATCAGTTACGGTCAAAGCGAGGGTTGCACGTGAGGGCAAAAGCCGGGTTCGCCTTGAATGCTCGGTCTCCGACACCGGCATCGGTATTCCAGATGAACAAAAGCCTCGCCTTTTCCGACCATTCTCCCAGGCCGATGCATCCACGGAACGATCCTATGGCGGCAGTGGTCTTGGCCTGTCAATCTGTAAAGCTATCATTGAAGATGTCCTCGGCGGAGTTATCTGGCTTGAATCGAAATCTGGAGTTGGAACGACCGTGACATTCCACTTGGTCTTCAATAAAGCACCCAAGAAGACGGCGGTCAAAACCGCATGGTCACAAGACTTGGGCAAAGCAGACAACGAAGTCCGTCGGGCTTCAGCTCGCGATCTTACCCAAATCCCTCGTGACCAGATCAGAGTGTGTATTGCCGAAGACAACCCAATCAACCAAAAGATCGCCGTGAAATTCGTCACCGGGCTTGGCCTCCAGTGCAACGCATACAGCGACGGCAAACAAGCCGTCGACGCCCTGCGTGCAAGCTCCCAGGAAGGCAATCCATTCCATGTAGTCCTCATGGACGTGATGATGCCCACTCTTGACGGATACAACGCCACCCGTGAGCTGCGCCGGGACCCCGACCCAAATGTAAACGAAGTGCTAGTCATCGCCATGACCGCAAGCGCCATCGAAGGCGATCGTGAGAAATGCCTCGAGGCTGGCATGAACAATTATCTCCCGAAACCAGTCCGCTCGCCCGTTTTGAGCGAACTATTGGACCGATACCTCGCTCCCGTGCCGCCATCCTACCCCAAGTCTCGTCTTGCTATCCGAGAAAAGCGTTCGAAAGCAAATGCTGATAGTGGCGCCGTCACACCCACCAGTTACTCCTCTTCGGCTTCTGATGAACCGAAACCATTATCACTGGAAAAGAAATGA
- a CDS encoding Allantoicase: MQVAAADIDQVFAHTTNLASCNLNSKILACSNDYFASADNLLTPTPSISRPGVFIHTGAWYDGWETRRHNPDPYDWAVIKLGVAAAYIHGVEVDTAHFIGNYGEKAELQATHVPEGSGVTDAQIADPNFAGWKTLLPASPCGPSQRHGWKFDDEISQTPYTHFRLLMYPDGGFARLRLYGHAIPPPAPAVQDPSAPVEELSSALNGGVALAASDEHYTPSSNILLPGRGKNMGDGWETARSRAAGHVDWAIVKLGLPGSVSKVIVDTKDFRGNFPRAVRVHGLVAGTAGDGVPSADDANWVEVVEGDKRCQADTEHVFGPDDLTAGGEDTRVFSHIKLTLVPDGGVKRLRIFGRRA, encoded by the coding sequence ATGCAGGTCGCGGCCGCTGATATCGACCAGGTGTTCGCACACACCACCAACCTAGCCTCGTGCAACCTAAACAGCAAGATCCTAGCCTGCTCAAACGACTACTTCGCTTCAGCTGATAACCTCTTAACCCCCACTCCTTCCATCTCACGCCCTGGCGTCTTCATTCACACCGGTGCCTGGTACGATGGCTGGGAGACCCGACGCCATAACCCAGATCCCTACGACTGGGCCGTGATCAAGCTGGGCGTCGCCGCAGCCTACATTCACGGCGTCGAAGTAGACACGGCACACTTCATCGGCAACTACGGCGAGAAGGCAGAACTACAAGCAACACATGTGCCGGAAGGTAGTGGCGTCACAGATGCCCAGATCGCAGACCCCAACTTCGCCGGCTGGAAGACTCTTCTACCCGCTTCGCCTTGCGGTCCATCCCAGCGCCACGGATGGAAATTCGACGACGAGATCAGCCAAACGCCCTACACTCACTTCCGTCTTCTGATGTACCCCGATGGTGGCTTTGCCCGTCTTCGTCTCTACGGCCACGCTATTCCCCCTCCTGCCCCGGCTGTCCAGGATCCCTCGGCACCAGTTGAAGAGCTCTCGTCTGCTCTCAACGGTGGTGTGGCTCTTGCCGCCTCCGATGAACATTACACCCCCTCCTCAAACATTCTGCTTCCTGGTCGCGGCAAGAACATGGGAGATGGATGGGAAACCGCTCGCTCGCGCGCTGCTGGCCACGTCGATTGGGCGATTGTTAAGCTGGGTCTTCCTGGCTCGGTCTCTAAGGTTATTGTCGATACCAAAGATTTCCGTGGAAATTTCCCTCGTGCTGTGCGCGTGCACGGCCTGGTCGCTGGCACTGCTGGTGACGGTGTGCCCTCGGCTGATGATGCCAACTGGGTTGAGGTCGTTGAGGGTGACAAGCGCTGCCAGGCTGACACCGAGCATGTGTTTGGGCCTGATGATCTCACTGCTGGTGGTGAGGATACTCGGGTGTTCAGCCACATCAAGCTGACCCTTGTTCCCGATGGCGGTGTCAAGCGACTCCGCATCTTTGGGCGCCGCGCTTAG